The sequence GCGTGGGAATAACAGCTCGGAGGAAACAAAGATGGACGAACTCATCAAACGCATTACTGAAAAGACCGGAATTTCAGAAGACCAGGCCCGGACGGCGGTCACGACCGTGACCGGCTTTTTGAAAGAGAAACTACCAGGGCCAATTGCCGGGCAGGTCGATAACGCTATTAGCGGAGCCGGCGGTGCGGTGGTCGATAAAGTTGGCGACGTGGCCGCCAGGGTCGGCGACTTGTTTGGAAAGTAGCGCTGTCAGCGCGAGGGGGCAGTAGCCCGACCGTTAGGGATGGATGATGAGGTCTCAGATTTGAAATTGAGATCTCAGAACGCCCTCCCTTACGGTCGGGCTACTGCCCCGAACCCCGGTCTTACGGCTTAACCCGCGGATGATTGATCACTCCCGAATCGATCGTTTCGCCGGTGCGAGAAATCGCCTGGAAGTGCATCTGCTTGTCATCAACCTCGATTAGCATAAAGCTCAAATCGCGATCGTAGCCCTTCGCCGTCAGCGGAGATCCATCCTTGATGTCACCGGTGCGAAGCTTGCCGGCCGCGCCTGAGACAAAGTAGTGGATGCCTTTCTGCGGCTTGATACGCTCGTAGAAGTGATCGTGGCCCGTCAGCACCACGTTCACGCCGTACTTCACGAAAATCGGTTCGATGACTTCACGTAACTGGTCGTCCGATCCATGTTTGCCGCCGGACGAGTAAGGCGGATGGTGCATGAACGCGACTTTCCATTCTGAAGTGTCCTTCGCCAACTCATCCTCGAGCCACTTCACCTGTGTCTTGTCCATGTAAGTACTGTTCAGGGCGTAGAAGGCAACGTTGCCTTTTTTGAACCGGTAGTATTCCTTCCCGTTCATGTTGAAGTTGACGTAGTTTTTCTGCAGCCGCTGATCATGGTTGCCCAAGGCTGCGTAGAACTTCACCTGCTTGTCCAGCAACTGTTTGTAAGGCTCAGCAAACTTAATTTCGAAGTCTTTGGCGGACTCGCCGCCATACATGTTGTCGCCGAGCATTAACACGAACTCAAACGGGTATGTCCCGTAATACTGGACCATCTTGTCGGCAACTTGCTGTTGCTTGTCGCTGCCGGTGCCGGTGTCGCCCATCACCGCAAACTTCAGCGAATCTTTCTTGAGCGGCAACGTCAGCTTAACCGCGCTATGGGCGCGGGCGGCACTGCCGTTTTTCGAACCGTTGCCGTTAGCAGTCTGCGCGTAAGCTGATGGGGAGAGCGAGCTGGAAAGAATTAGCGCGGCCATTACGACCGCCGAAAAGATAAATCGTTTCATGATTTCGCCTGCTCCTTTGCTTTGCTCCCTTACGGCAAAGCGTTAGTCATGTAATCCAGGATTAGATTGATGTCCTCATCAATTAGCAGCAGGTTGCGGCCGACAAAGCGATATTTCACTTCGGGCGGCAACTGCGGCAGATTCAACAGAACCGTCGGAGGCATCTCCACAAACTCGGCCGGTTCCGGATAAGGATAATTCACCCGCACTTTCACGCCTGCGGTTTCGCCGTCGAAAACGATCTCACGCAGTTCAACGCGATCGCGACCCACGAAATTTGTCTTCAAGGTTCGGCGAATGTAATCCGAACCGTCGTGGTTAAAGATGTCGCTGCGTTTCGCGCCGGACCGCGCGTTGCGGACTCCGGCTTCAAGATTCTCGCGATAGCTCTCGATCTGCGCCGGCGTGGCGTCCTTTGAAAGTTTCGGCAACTTAGCCTTTACGGCATTGCGAACTTTCATATAGTCCTTCACGCGCTGCTCAAAACGCTGTACCGCGGCTTTGTCGACGGCTGAAAGTTGCGGCGTCGTCGTTTTCGAAGCCTGTGCGTTCGCGGACGACGATGCGAATGAAAGAAAAGTGATGGGGAGAGCCAAAGCGATAAACAAGAGTTGGCAAATAGCTTTGTGTCTCATGCTGAAACGTTGGGCAAGCCTAATGCCAACGAGAAGCATGCACGGTTTGCAGACTTCGCTTGAATTAAGCCCTCAGTTTCGCTGATTTATGCGGTTAGGCCGTTATTAAGACATTTCGATTGCGAAGCCGCAGCGAACGCTTGTCGGACAATCGAGGATTGGGATGTTACACAGGCGCCGGGCTATTTCATCTTCGCGATGATCGCATCGGCGAACTCATTTGTGCTGGCTGAGCCGCCCACGTCGCGCGTGCGAACTTTTCCTTCTTCGAAGACCGCCAGCATCGCGCGCTCGATTTTCTCCGCCGCGGCACGTTCTTCGATGTGACGCAGCATCAGAATCGCCGATTGCAGCAAAGCTGTCGGATTGGCGATTCCCTTTCCAGCGATGTCAGGAGCTGAACCGTGCACCGCTTCGAACACCGCGCCCTTCTCGCCAATGTTCGCTCCGGGAACCAGGCCGAGACCGCCAATCAAGCCGGCGCACAAATCGGAAACAATGTCGCCGTAAAGGTTCTCGCACAGGAGGATGTCGAACTGCTCAGGCCGCATCACGAGCTGCATCGCCGCGTTGTCGATAATCATATCGGCCGATTCAATGTCAGAGTAATCCTGCGCGGTGGTGCGGAAGCATTTCAGGAAGAGCCCGTCGGACATCTTCATGATGTTGGCTTTGTGCGTGCAGGTGATCTTCTTTCGCTTTTCATCCCGGGCAAAGTCGAAGGCGAACTTCGCAATACGCGTTGAAGCTTTCTCAGTAATGATCTTCAGGCTCTCGACCACGCCGGGAATGATTTCGTGTTCCAGACCCGAATAGAGGCTTTCGGTGTTTTCGCGCACGACTACCAGATCCAGTTCGGGATTGCGACACGGAACATTCGGCAACGCCCGAATCGGACGCAGGTTGGCAAAGAGATCGAGCGCCTTGCGCAGACCGACGTTGACTGAAGTGAAACCCTTTCCCACGGGCGTCGTGATGGGGCCCTTCAATCCGACTTTGTTTCGTTTGATCGATTCGAGCAGTTCGTCAGGCAGCGTCTTTCCGAACTTATCCAGCGCTTCCTGTCCGGCGACATGCTTTTCCCACTCGACCGGGACGCCGGAAGCTTCGATGATGCGCACAACGGCGGAAGCGACTTCGGGGCCGATGCCATCGCCTGGAATCAGTGTGATACGATGCGCCATAAGTAGTGAGCCGTAAGCAGTGGGCAGTGAGCAGAACCACCAACCTCTTCTTTACGATTTTTCAGCTAACCAAAGCAGAATAAAGCTTCAGCTACGAACTGACAACTGACTACGAACTTCTGTGTCTCTGAATGAACCATTTCCAGCAAAGCCGTCTGCTGATGCCCTAATCGTCGGCGGCGGCGTTATCGGATTGTCGATTGCGCGCGAACTCGCACTGCGCGGTGTGCGTCACGTGACCGTGATCGAACGCGGCGAGTTCGGCAAGGAAGCATCGTGGGCGGCGGGCGGAATCCTCGCCCCTCAAGTTGAAGCTGATCGCGTTGATGATTTTTTCGCACTCGCCAGTGCGAGTCGTGATCTTTACCCTGCCTTTGCCCGCGCACTTCAGGACGAAACCGGGATTGATGTTCAGCTCGAGCAAACCGGCACGCTGTACGTCGGTTTCACTGAAACTGACGAACAAGAGATGCGGCGCCGTTATGATTGGCAGACGCGGGCCGGTTTGCGCGTCGAGTGGCTAGACGGTAAAGACGCGAGGCATTTAGAGCCTAACATCGCGTCGCGTGTCTGTTGCGCGCTTCGCTTTTCCGACGACTGGCAGGTCGATAATCGACGACTGATTTCGGCACTCATTCGGGCTAACCAGAAACTCGGGGTTCAGCTAATCCCGAACTGCGAAGTCAGATCGGTTCGAATCGAAGATGGACGCGTGACTGGTATCGAAAGTGGCCATTCAAATTCGGTTCCCCGCTCGCTGGGAGGCGAGAGCGCAAGAACATTCATCGCCGCGCCCATCGTCGTCATTGCCGCCGGCGCCTGGACGTCTGCTCTCAAGACCTCAGCGACGAATTCAGCGGCAGTTCAGATTGAACCAGTGCGCGGGCAGATGCTCTGTTTCCAAAACGACCCGCCGCTTGCGCGTCACGTGATTTATAGCTCGCGCGGATATTTGGTGCCGCGACGCAATGGCCATCTGCTCGCGGGCTCAACCAGCGAACACGTGGGATTCGACAAACGCGTGACGGATGAAGGCGCGGTCTCGATCAAATCGATGGCTTTTGAGATCGCTCCGGGACTTGAATCGGCCGCGATTGTGGACTCATGGGCGGGTTTCCGGCCGCATGCGCCGGATGATCTACCGGTGCTCGGTGCGGCGGGCGACATTGACGGTTTGTTCTACGCCACCGGTCATTACCGAAACGGGATCCTGCTGGCTCCGGTTACTGCCGACTGCATAGCAAACATGATCATTACTCGATCACCGGGTCGCAATCTCGAAGCCTTTTCACCAAGTCGTTTTCGTCCTGCACACGTCTTCACCGCCGCATGAAGCTAAGTGGCCTAAGCAATTTTTGACAGCGCCGTACCCGCGACTTAACATGCCCACATCTCCTCGGAATCATCCGACCTCAAGGCAAGCGAAGTTTTAAGATGAGCACTCACAGAACGGCCCGAATAACTCTTTTCAAGCTTATCTTTCTTGTTTTTGCCGTGGCGCCGTTTGCTGCTCAGGCGCAAACCACTCCCTCGCAATCCTTCACCACGTCTGAAGGTGACCTCTTTGAAGTGAGTCTCGAGCTGGACAAGGACACCATCATGCTTTCGGAACCCATGTACATGTCGTTCCACTTCAAGAGTTTCTCGTCGCGCGATCTGTGTGTCGGAATCGGCGGCGACTATCGAAACAAGCTTGGACGGCCCAACAGTTTCAAAGTTTCAGTGGTGCGTGAAGACGCGAAGGCGGTCCCTCAGCCGGACGCGGGCCCGGGGTTTGGTGGCTTTAGCGGCTGCGGAATTATTCCCGCCGGCAAGACCTACGACATCCGTCTCTATTTGCCGCATTGGGCCACGTTTGAAGATGCCGGATCTTACGAGATAACGGTCGAGAGGAATCTAAGAGTCGGTGCGTACACTGCCGAATCTGTTCCGACGTCATTTAAGGCGCGCCTCAGCCGCACTCTTAACGTCGTCGCAAACGACAGTGAACAAACGAGCGCGCTGATCAACTCACTCGGGGCGGTGATGCTCGAAAAAGATAACCAGAAGAACCGGGAAGCTGCCTCGATGCTTGGTTACTATGTGAAGGACAAACGAACGCTTCCACACTTTGCGGCAGCGATGGAAAAGTTCGGCGCTGAGCCTGAGTGGAGTGACGAACAGATTATCGTCGCGAAAGCAGCCTGGGCGCTGTCCACGTTTGATGATGATCGGGCGATTGACGCATTGGAAAAAGTGATGACCAGCCAGGTTGATGACACCCGCCTCGCAGTGGCTGAGGCGTTTGCTGCCAGTAAACATGCGCGCGCGTACAATCTCCTCCTGTCGATGAAGAACGATACTTATTCGCTTGTACGAGTACGAATTGCTGAACGGCTCAGCCAGGTGAACTCTAAGGATTCCATCGCGTTATTGCGCGAGATGCTGGCGGATGAAAACGAAGATGTTCGCAAAGCGGCGCGCGTGAGTCTCGATAAACTGCGGAAGAATGACGCGAATGGAATGAATCCCTGACCATATTTGAATTTAACGCTCCGGTTTGGGACACTGTCCTCGCTTATCAAAGAAATGGGAATATCGCTTTTTAATATCGTGATCGCGTTTGTCGGCGGACTGCTGTCGTTTTTGTCGCCGTGCGTTCTGCCGCTGGTGCCGGGCTACATCTCTTTGATGTCGGGCGTCAGCGTCGACCACTTGAAAGAGGGCGCTGCGAATTCGCGTCGCGCAGTGATCGCAAACTCGCTCGCCTTTAACGCGGGCCTCTCCGTGATATTTCTCACCCTGGGCGCGACCGCCGGGTATATCGGCTCAGCAATCTTCGGAAACTTCTGGGTGCGGATCATCAGCGGTTTAGTGATCATCGTTTTCGGTTTGCACCTGATCGGACTTTTAAAGATCAAGTACCTCTACCGGGACACGCGCCAGTTCAAGAGCGAAGAGTCACGGGGCATCTGGGGTTCTTTGATGTTGGGCATCGCCTTCGCCGCCGGCTGGACGCCCTGCATCGGCCCCATTCTCGGTGGAATCATCGGCCTGGCTGCGACGACCGGCGGCTGGAAGGGCGGACTGATTCTGTCAGCATTTTATTCCGCCGGGTTGGCCGTGCCGTTTCTGGTAACCGGCCTGGGCATCAACCAGTTTCTGGGTTTCTACACAAAGTTTCGGCGTCATTTGCACAAGGTCGAAGTGGTTTCGGGCATCGTGCTGA is a genomic window of Pyrinomonadaceae bacterium containing:
- a CDS encoding metallophosphoesterase, with translation MKRFIFSAVVMAALILSSSLSPSAYAQTANGNGSKNGSAARAHSAVKLTLPLKKDSLKFAVMGDTGTGSDKQQQVADKMVQYYGTYPFEFVLMLGDNMYGGESAKDFEIKFAEPYKQLLDKQVKFYAALGNHDQRLQKNYVNFNMNGKEYYRFKKGNVAFYALNSTYMDKTQVKWLEDELAKDTSEWKVAFMHHPPYSSGGKHGSDDQLREVIEPIFVKYGVNVVLTGHDHFYERIKPQKGIHYFVSGAAGKLRTGDIKDGSPLTAKGYDRDLSFMLIEVDDKQMHFQAISRTGETIDSGVINHPRVKP
- a CDS encoding isocitrate dehydrogenase (NAD(+)) — its product is MAHRITLIPGDGIGPEVASAVVRIIEASGVPVEWEKHVAGQEALDKFGKTLPDELLESIKRNKVGLKGPITTPVGKGFTSVNVGLRKALDLFANLRPIRALPNVPCRNPELDLVVVRENTESLYSGLEHEIIPGVVESLKIITEKASTRIAKFAFDFARDEKRKKITCTHKANIMKMSDGLFLKCFRTTAQDYSDIESADMIIDNAAMQLVMRPEQFDILLCENLYGDIVSDLCAGLIGGLGLVPGANIGEKGAVFEAVHGSAPDIAGKGIANPTALLQSAILMLRHIEERAAAEKIERAMLAVFEEGKVRTRDVGGSASTNEFADAIIAKMK
- the thiO gene encoding glycine oxidase ThiO, encoding MSLNEPFPAKPSADALIVGGGVIGLSIARELALRGVRHVTVIERGEFGKEASWAAGGILAPQVEADRVDDFFALASASRDLYPAFARALQDETGIDVQLEQTGTLYVGFTETDEQEMRRRYDWQTRAGLRVEWLDGKDARHLEPNIASRVCCALRFSDDWQVDNRRLISALIRANQKLGVQLIPNCEVRSVRIEDGRVTGIESGHSNSVPRSLGGESARTFIAAPIVVIAAGAWTSALKTSATNSAAVQIEPVRGQMLCFQNDPPLARHVIYSSRGYLVPRRNGHLLAGSTSEHVGFDKRVTDEGAVSIKSMAFEIAPGLESAAIVDSWAGFRPHAPDDLPVLGAAGDIDGLFYATGHYRNGILLAPVTADCIANMIITRSPGRNLEAFSPSRFRPAHVFTAA
- a CDS encoding HEAT repeat domain-containing protein; the encoded protein is MSTHRTARITLFKLIFLVFAVAPFAAQAQTTPSQSFTTSEGDLFEVSLELDKDTIMLSEPMYMSFHFKSFSSRDLCVGIGGDYRNKLGRPNSFKVSVVREDAKAVPQPDAGPGFGGFSGCGIIPAGKTYDIRLYLPHWATFEDAGSYEITVERNLRVGAYTAESVPTSFKARLSRTLNVVANDSEQTSALINSLGAVMLEKDNQKNREAASMLGYYVKDKRTLPHFAAAMEKFGAEPEWSDEQIIVAKAAWALSTFDDDRAIDALEKVMTSQVDDTRLAVAEAFAASKHARAYNLLLSMKNDTYSLVRVRIAERLSQVNSKDSIALLREMLADENEDVRKAARVSLDKLRKNDANGMNP
- a CDS encoding cytochrome c biogenesis protein/redoxin encodes the protein MGISLFNIVIAFVGGLLSFLSPCVLPLVPGYISLMSGVSVDHLKEGAANSRRAVIANSLAFNAGLSVIFLTLGATAGYIGSAIFGNFWVRIISGLVIIVFGLHLIGLLKIKYLYRDTRQFKSEESRGIWGSLMLGIAFAAGWTPCIGPILGGIIGLAATTGGWKGGLILSAFYSAGLAVPFLVTGLGINQFLGFYTKFRRHLHKVEVVSGIVLILIGLLIISNKVTILNSARLAAWLPDWESRLKLRDTGQANSNDIQGARTAPDVEFTKLDGSAFRLTDLRGRVVILNFWATWCVPCRAEMPEFNQLQRELEQHGLSVVGASVSPLDTPDVIQSFQRDVKQDYTIVRGAEEIGNQFLNGPGLPVTHILDREGRIRKTFFGPQSREVFESAVKPLLDETVKSAQASN